One Natronincola ferrireducens DNA segment encodes these proteins:
- a CDS encoding glutathionylspermidine synthase family protein, translating to MTLKNRIFLQYRGNVLKNKEAYLEEYKRVLKTVEKSPAQYKGKPIEFLYHPMFLSVDDFKKFEHLTEQLMGILRKVIDRYLQDEEFRKHFGFSQLLEELIVKDPGYSIPAPMGRFDIFYHDDGDFQFCELNADGSSGMVEARELQNIFQHSLAIKELEKDYRFTIFEVFYTWVDALLKNYQEFSGSQEKPKVAIVDWFSSEVPSEFIEFQKVFEERGCPTVVADIRDLTYRKGKLYYEEFQIDCIYRRAVTWEIIDNNKEVKDFIDAYMEGAVCVVGPIRSQIIHNKNIFSILHDSMKTPFLTEEERRFVEKHIPYTTIFDTNNEELVDFTIKNKDQLVLKPMDKYASYGVYIGRDFTAKEWKNIIDSQAQKNYLLQQFCRVPKLPMAMFAENDVDFVENNYIIGLFMYNQKLQGIYTRTGRCNIIGSVVECFTVPNFIVEEKL from the coding sequence GTGACTCTAAAAAATAGAATATTTCTCCAATATCGTGGAAACGTATTAAAAAACAAAGAAGCTTATCTAGAGGAATATAAGAGGGTTTTAAAGACAGTGGAGAAGTCACCTGCCCAGTATAAAGGTAAGCCTATTGAGTTTTTATATCACCCCATGTTTTTAAGTGTTGATGACTTTAAAAAATTTGAACATTTAACGGAACAGTTGATGGGTATTTTACGTAAGGTAATTGATAGATATTTACAGGATGAGGAATTTCGAAAACATTTTGGTTTTTCACAACTATTGGAAGAGCTGATTGTTAAGGATCCAGGATACAGTATTCCTGCTCCTATGGGAAGGTTTGATATTTTTTATCATGATGACGGTGACTTTCAGTTTTGCGAACTAAATGCTGATGGGTCCTCAGGAATGGTGGAGGCTAGAGAACTACAAAATATTTTTCAACATTCCTTAGCCATTAAAGAGCTAGAAAAAGATTATCGTTTCACAATCTTTGAAGTTTTCTACACATGGGTAGATGCCCTTCTTAAAAATTATCAGGAATTTAGTGGGTCCCAAGAAAAACCTAAGGTGGCTATTGTTGACTGGTTTTCTTCAGAAGTTCCTTCTGAATTTATAGAATTTCAAAAGGTATTTGAAGAAAGGGGATGCCCTACTGTTGTTGCTGATATTAGGGATTTAACCTATAGGAAAGGTAAACTATACTATGAGGAATTTCAAATAGATTGCATTTATCGAAGGGCAGTAACATGGGAAATTATTGATAATAATAAAGAAGTAAAGGACTTTATCGATGCCTATATGGAGGGGGCTGTATGTGTAGTTGGACCTATACGCTCTCAAATTATTCATAATAAAAATATCTTTAGCATTTTGCATGATTCTATGAAAACCCCCTTCCTTACAGAGGAGGAAAGACGATTTGTAGAAAAGCATATTCCCTATACCACCATCTTTGATACCAATAATGAAGAGTTGGTGGATTTCACCATTAAAAATAAGGACCAACTGGTATTAAAGCCTATGGACAAGTATGCTTCCTATGGTGTTTATATCGGCAGGGATTTCACTGCTAAGGAGTGGAAGAATATTATTGATAGCCAGGCCCAAAAAAATTATCTATTACAGCAATTTTGTCGTGTGCCTAAATTACCAATGGCTATGTTTGCTGAGAATGACGTGGATTTTGTGGAAAACAACTATATTATAGGATTATTTATGTACAACCAAAAGCTGCAGGGGATTTATACCCGCACAGGTAGATGCAATATTATCGGAAGTGTTGTAGAATGCTTTACTGTCCCCAACTTTATCGTAGAAGAAAAACTCTAG
- a CDS encoding ABC transporter permease, with the protein MSIKKITQLNKNNHDKVGKKFSPTLLRFFRRKWLNIWQSNPPGTVLLLCGLCIAVIMSIPIIYVVWRSLFAGTNRWVRLLDQRIPQLLGNTLSLTAAVTASTIIIGVSLAWIVIRTDIPGKKTWRWLLAMPLTIPPYVGAMAYIIVFGHSGWARDLWQGTPWLVNTLGDYAINIYSFEGVFFVLTMFTYPYVYLIVSASLQKTNRNYEDAAYSQGMSTSEVFWKVNLPLLRPAIGAGAVLVSLYVLGDFGTIAMLRYVTFTAAIYFQRAGFDTASAAVLSLVLIFLTIIILWIESKTRKKSRYYQTSNTYRKPLTLKLGKWRFLVFLYVSLIFFVSVLLPISVLIYWSKIGISMGALDDRFFGFVFNSLKVSGFAALICMLFAMPIIYLKARYPSVITSFIDRLSYGGYALPGVIVALGFVFIFNNHLPILYGTFYIVALAFVVRFLPQAMQAGEASLSLLSPRIDEAARSLGYPPWKVMLKVILPNMLPGVLAGGALVFVSSIKELPATLMLRPPGFDTLAVRVYFEASEAIYHLAAPAALLIIIVSITPLQYMLKKY; encoded by the coding sequence ATGAGTATTAAGAAAATAACACAATTAAATAAAAATAATCATGACAAGGTTGGGAAAAAATTTTCTCCAACCCTTCTCCGCTTTTTTAGAAGAAAATGGTTAAATATTTGGCAAAGTAACCCTCCAGGAACAGTATTACTTTTATGTGGCCTCTGTATAGCAGTGATTATGTCCATTCCAATTATTTATGTGGTATGGCGATCCCTCTTTGCTGGGACAAACCGATGGGTCCGACTTCTTGATCAGAGAATTCCACAATTACTAGGGAACACCCTTTCACTAACAGCTGCCGTCACTGCAAGCACGATAATAATTGGTGTTTCCTTAGCATGGATTGTTATACGAACAGATATACCGGGAAAGAAAACATGGAGATGGTTATTAGCTATGCCACTAACAATACCTCCCTATGTGGGAGCGATGGCCTATATTATCGTCTTTGGCCACAGTGGATGGGCCCGTGATCTATGGCAAGGAACCCCTTGGTTAGTAAATACCTTGGGGGATTACGCTATCAATATTTATTCATTTGAAGGGGTATTCTTTGTCTTAACCATGTTTACCTATCCGTATGTATATTTAATTGTCAGCGCTTCTCTTCAAAAAACCAATCGAAATTATGAAGATGCTGCCTACTCTCAAGGGATGAGTACTTCTGAAGTCTTTTGGAAGGTAAATCTACCACTTCTACGTCCAGCAATTGGAGCAGGAGCTGTTCTTGTATCTCTTTATGTACTTGGAGATTTTGGTACCATTGCTATGCTGCGATATGTAACATTTACAGCGGCTATTTATTTCCAAAGAGCCGGCTTTGACACAGCTTCTGCAGCTGTATTGAGTTTAGTGCTTATTTTTTTAACCATCATTATACTATGGATTGAATCAAAAACCCGAAAGAAAAGCAGATATTATCAAACATCCAATACCTATAGAAAACCATTGACTTTAAAATTAGGTAAGTGGAGGTTCCTTGTATTTCTTTATGTCAGTTTAATATTCTTTGTATCTGTGCTACTACCAATTAGTGTTCTTATCTATTGGTCTAAAATTGGAATTAGTATGGGGGCTCTTGATGACCGTTTCTTTGGCTTTGTATTTAATAGTTTGAAGGTTTCAGGTTTTGCCGCATTAATATGTATGTTATTTGCTATGCCTATTATTTATTTAAAAGCTCGGTATCCATCTGTGATTACGAGCTTTATTGATAGATTGAGTTATGGGGGATATGCTCTTCCCGGAGTTATTGTTGCTTTAGGCTTTGTTTTTATATTTAACAACCACCTACCCATACTTTATGGAACCTTTTATATTGTTGCATTAGCATTTGTTGTTCGATTTTTACCGCAAGCTATGCAGGCAGGAGAAGCATCCCTCAGTCTCTTGTCTCCAAGAATTGATGAGGCGGCCCGAAGTCTTGGGTATCCTCCATGGAAGGTAATGCTTAAGGTGATTCTTCCTAATATGTTGCCTGGAGTATTGGCAGGGGGAGCACTGGTTTTTGTTAGTTCTATTAAAGAGCTTCCAGCTACACTGATGTTGCGACCACCAGGTTTTGATACTTTGGCAGTTCGTGTTTATTTTGAAGCTTCGGAGGCAATTTATCATCTGGCGGCTCCAGCGGCATTATTAATTATTATAGTCTCTATTACTCCATTGCAGTATATGCTAAAAAAATATTAG
- a CDS encoding AI-2E family transporter: MKIQWDKQYLKYALYGSFAIILSVIFYQILDNIASLLDSISDGFLWVRRMLSPFIIGAFIAYLLNPGVRWFEKKLYSRVVYISERKTLHRLISILTVYIILISFITMLIVFVAPQINNNIREILRRVPEYDRITRQWLSNWEKEIGVENLYDFAEHIEKNSKEIFDKTSQVLEYILNNIFVSVMTITSGVLNFLLALIISFYMLSDKEGFKVGGEKFLRAMMKDETVDRIKDFGREADDLFGKFIIGKSLDSFIIGVLCLIGLKIMNIRYGLLLSTIIGVTNMIPYFGPFIGAVPVAIITFFDSPVKALWVILFILGLQQFDGLILGPKILGNSVGLRPFWIIFAIVVGGKLAGVLGMFLGVPIFAIVRLLVMRFIDRQLERKTMEKLEKNQV; this comes from the coding sequence GTGAAAATCCAATGGGATAAGCAATATTTAAAATATGCTTTATATGGCAGTTTTGCAATTATATTATCCGTTATATTTTATCAAATCCTAGATAATATAGCATCATTACTAGACAGTATTTCTGATGGATTTCTTTGGGTTAGAAGAATGTTAAGCCCCTTCATTATAGGCGCCTTTATTGCATACCTTTTAAATCCTGGAGTAAGGTGGTTTGAAAAAAAACTCTATAGTAGAGTTGTTTATATTTCTGAAAGAAAGACCCTCCATAGACTTATCAGTATTTTGACGGTCTATATTATTCTTATTAGCTTTATTACTATGCTAATTGTATTTGTAGCACCTCAAATTAACAATAATATTCGAGAAATACTACGAAGAGTCCCTGAATATGATAGAATAACTAGGCAATGGCTAAGTAATTGGGAAAAAGAAATAGGGGTAGAAAATTTATATGATTTTGCAGAGCATATAGAAAAAAATAGCAAAGAAATTTTTGATAAAACCAGTCAAGTATTGGAGTATATTTTAAACAATATTTTTGTCAGTGTTATGACCATTACATCAGGAGTTTTAAACTTCCTACTGGCTTTGATTATTTCCTTCTATATGCTTTCGGATAAAGAGGGCTTTAAAGTAGGGGGAGAAAAGTTTCTAAGAGCTATGATGAAGGATGAAACCGTTGATAGGATTAAGGATTTCGGCCGGGAAGCCGATGACCTCTTTGGCAAATTTATTATAGGAAAGTCTTTAGACTCCTTTATTATAGGGGTTTTATGCTTAATAGGTTTAAAGATCATGAACATTCGATATGGCTTGTTACTGAGCACAATTATAGGTGTTACCAATATGATCCCTTACTTTGGTCCCTTCATTGGTGCGGTGCCAGTGGCCATCATTACCTTCTTTGATAGTCCTGTAAAAGCACTATGGGTAATTCTCTTTATTTTAGGATTACAACAGTTTGACGGCTTGATTTTAGGTCCTAAGATTTTAGGAAATAGTGTGGGATTAAGACCATTTTGGATTATATTTGCCATTGTGGTGGGAGGCAAGCTGGCAGGTGTCCTGGGAATGTTTCTAGGCGTTCCTATCTTTGCTATCGTAAGACTTCTAGTAATGCGGTTCATTGATCGACAACTGGAAAGAAAAACCATGGAGAAGCTAGAAAAGAATCAAGTATAA
- a CDS encoding DMT family transporter, which yields MGLLFALAAFTAGGLIVISSVLNAQIAKKIGIYKSAFINNSLAMMTALLLTMIFYADLGGEVQGMGEAPLWSFFGGILTVAIVIMSNIIIPKIPVVYTVLLIFTGQFVMGTVIDTLNTIPLYTNKLLGFLLIISGLVFNIYIDNREGSRSIE from the coding sequence ATGGGATTACTATTTGCTTTAGCAGCTTTTACTGCAGGGGGACTTATCGTGATTTCTTCTGTGTTAAATGCACAAATTGCCAAGAAGATAGGGATTTATAAATCTGCCTTTATCAATAATTCTTTGGCTATGATGACAGCCCTTCTATTAACAATGATATTTTATGCAGATTTAGGTGGGGAAGTGCAGGGGATGGGGGAGGCACCCCTATGGAGTTTTTTTGGAGGCATACTGACGGTGGCCATAGTAATTATGAGTAATATTATCATACCTAAAATTCCTGTAGTCTATACGGTATTATTAATATTTACTGGACAGTTTGTGATGGGAACAGTGATCGATACCCTCAACACTATTCCACTTTATACAAATAAACTATTGGGATTTCTCTTAATTATAAGCGGCTTGGTTTTTAATATTTATATTGATAATAGAGAGGGAAGTAGAAGTATAGAATGA
- a CDS encoding extracellular solute-binding protein — translation MFKKKKVLAFIMIGILALIAIGCSSQQPVTTGEEENPISGEASGQLVVYSNRNEKFVQPLLDKFSEDTGIEVLVLHGANPLQIVEEKNNVRADIFISNDLGALGYLDGEGLLQGSNPTGIETIPTDFRADDNAYFAISARARGFIYNKDMMTEEEMPKSIEDLFDPKWREVENGFAITRGGNSGMIGHVSALRYEWGDGKTAEWISAIRENAAGIYEGHGDIRRAVGAGEHSFGLVNNYYFHQQLLEPENNNVGFIYLDQEEDQMGVVANAAGVGLVKGGPNEANAIAFLEWLLLPENQVAFVGESLELLINSQYGAVYPPEVEPYIVDFSDLKAQDMPIKELGNYFEDTKALIESSGLDLDLK, via the coding sequence ATGTTTAAAAAGAAAAAAGTTTTAGCTTTCATCATGATAGGAATTTTGGCTCTCATAGCGATCGGATGCAGTAGTCAACAACCAGTAACGACTGGAGAAGAGGAAAATCCGATAAGTGGAGAAGCATCAGGGCAGCTAGTAGTTTATTCAAATAGAAATGAAAAATTTGTTCAACCCCTACTTGATAAATTTTCCGAAGACACAGGAATTGAAGTATTAGTACTACATGGAGCTAATCCACTTCAAATTGTTGAGGAAAAAAATAATGTTCGTGCTGATATATTTATTTCCAATGATCTTGGTGCTTTAGGATATTTAGATGGTGAAGGACTATTACAAGGATCAAATCCAACAGGAATTGAAACCATTCCTACAGACTTTAGGGCTGATGACAATGCATACTTTGCAATTTCAGCTAGAGCCCGTGGCTTTATTTATAATAAAGATATGATGACTGAAGAAGAAATGCCAAAAAGTATTGAAGATTTATTTGACCCAAAGTGGAGAGAGGTTGAGAATGGGTTTGCCATTACCCGTGGTGGTAATAGTGGTATGATTGGACATGTTTCAGCCCTTCGTTATGAGTGGGGAGATGGGAAAACAGCAGAGTGGATTTCTGCAATTAGGGAAAATGCAGCAGGTATTTACGAAGGACATGGTGATATTCGTAGGGCTGTAGGTGCTGGGGAGCATTCCTTTGGACTAGTAAACAACTACTATTTCCATCAACAATTACTAGAACCTGAAAATAATAATGTAGGCTTTATTTATCTTGATCAAGAAGAAGATCAAATGGGAGTTGTTGCTAATGCAGCGGGGGTAGGTCTTGTTAAAGGTGGACCTAATGAAGCCAATGCAATTGCTTTCCTTGAGTGGTTATTATTGCCTGAAAATCAAGTAGCCTTTGTGGGAGAATCACTGGAGCTTCTAATTAACTCACAATATGGGGCTGTTTATCCACCTGAAGTAGAACCGTATATTGTAGATTTTAGTGATTTAAAAGCTCAAGATATGCCTATTAAAGAGCTTGGTAATTACTTTGAAGACACAAAAGCCCTTATTGAATCATCTGGATTAGATTTAGACTTAAAATAG
- a CDS encoding DUF421 domain-containing protein, with protein sequence MKDYILVLGRMVTILPLLLVITVYIMGKRSIGELPVFDFLIIITMGSVVGADIADPNIHHGPTIFAVIFLGIVQNLVSRLVLKSRKVGRFITFEPTLIMENGRFIVKNIKDIKYSIDEVLMMLREKDIFHFQEVQYAIIESNGKLTVLKKTDTKPLTPKDMGMTTEDEELPTVVILEGKLDKKSLLNINETEENIINLVKQQGYKNLSDIFLATYTNKEGLSISPYNLQQPPTHIGH encoded by the coding sequence ATGAAGGATTATATTTTGGTACTTGGAAGAATGGTTACAATTTTACCATTGTTATTGGTGATTACAGTATATATTATGGGAAAAAGATCCATTGGAGAGCTTCCAGTTTTTGATTTTTTAATCATTATTACAATGGGCTCAGTGGTAGGAGCAGATATTGCAGATCCTAATATACATCATGGACCCACCATCTTCGCCGTTATTTTTCTAGGTATTGTACAAAATCTTGTCAGTAGGTTGGTTTTGAAAAGTAGAAAAGTGGGAAGATTTATTACCTTTGAACCCACTCTAATTATGGAAAATGGTAGGTTTATTGTAAAAAATATAAAGGATATTAAATATTCTATTGATGAAGTACTGATGATGCTTAGGGAAAAGGATATTTTTCATTTTCAAGAAGTACAATATGCTATTATAGAGTCAAATGGGAAATTAACTGTGTTAAAAAAAACCGACACCAAACCTTTAACACCGAAGGATATGGGAATGACTACTGAAGATGAGGAACTTCCAACGGTTGTTATTTTAGAGGGAAAGCTAGACAAAAAAAGCCTATTAAATATCAATGAAACAGAAGAAAATATTATAAACCTGGTAAAACAGCAGGGCTATAAAAACCTATCGGATATTTTTCTTGCCACCTATACCAATAAAGAAGGTTTATCTATTTCTCCTTATAATTTGCAGCAACCTCCAACCCATATTGGCCATTAA
- a CDS encoding glutamate--cysteine ligase yields the protein MDQDQQANRIIEFIKGGEKPKRDFKIGVELEHIVVRKEDFQSITYYEEKGIESILKNLIPQGYKPNYEGDYVIGLEGKDEVITLEPGGQLEISIRPCSTIKEVEDIYLAFLKKIIPILEKENQLLMAIGYHPKTSIKDIPFNPKGRYKHMADYLITKGKYAHNMMKGTASLQVVIDYENQEDFMKKFRVANFLSPLFHLITDNAPIFEGKVYQDNSVRSTIWENMDKDRSGIVPGALQEDFGYKAYAQYILNTPPIFIIKNGEVITTHNKKTKELIDFYRATDEEIDHILSMVFPDVRARQYIEIRMGDTLPYPLSMAYVALIKGIFYNDVALAYLYEMAKGTEEEKVYRAKENIGKKGFEGSFKCKTAGDFIPILFDLARKGLDQEERKYLEGLEALALKHANPAQVLKARIASVGDEALGWCSLNKYGRGIDSDSKK from the coding sequence ATGGATCAAGATCAGCAGGCAAATAGAATTATTGAATTTATAAAGGGAGGAGAAAAACCCAAAAGGGATTTCAAAATAGGTGTAGAACTGGAGCATATCGTCGTAAGAAAAGAGGATTTTCAGTCGATTACCTATTATGAGGAGAAGGGTATCGAAAGCATTTTGAAAAACCTTATCCCACAGGGTTATAAACCCAACTATGAAGGAGACTATGTTATAGGGCTGGAGGGAAAAGATGAAGTTATTACTTTAGAGCCTGGAGGTCAACTGGAGATTAGCATAAGGCCCTGTAGTACGATTAAAGAAGTAGAAGATATTTATCTAGCTTTTTTAAAAAAAATCATCCCTATTCTTGAGAAGGAGAATCAGCTTTTAATGGCAATAGGCTATCATCCTAAAACCTCTATTAAGGATATACCATTTAATCCAAAAGGACGCTATAAACATATGGCCGACTACCTTATTACAAAAGGAAAATATGCCCACAATATGATGAAGGGTACAGCATCTCTACAGGTGGTTATTGACTATGAAAACCAAGAGGATTTTATGAAGAAGTTTAGGGTAGCTAATTTCCTTTCTCCTTTATTTCACTTAATTACCGACAATGCCCCTATTTTTGAAGGAAAAGTGTATCAAGACAACAGTGTCCGAAGCACTATATGGGAAAATATGGACAAAGATCGAAGTGGTATTGTACCAGGGGCGTTACAAGAGGACTTTGGTTATAAAGCCTATGCCCAATATATATTAAACACACCACCTATTTTTATTATAAAAAATGGAGAAGTAATTACTACACATAACAAAAAGACTAAGGAGCTTATAGACTTTTATAGGGCCACCGATGAAGAAATAGATCATATTTTATCTATGGTTTTTCCTGATGTAAGGGCAAGACAATACATTGAAATTCGAATGGGGGACACACTTCCCTATCCCTTAAGCATGGCCTATGTTGCTTTAATTAAAGGTATTTTTTATAATGATGTAGCACTAGCCTATCTTTATGAAATGGCAAAGGGAACAGAGGAAGAAAAGGTTTATCGTGCTAAAGAAAATATAGGAAAAAAGGGATTTGAAGGTAGCTTTAAGTGTAAAACCGCGGGAGATTTCATTCCTATTTTATTTGATTTGGCCAGAAAGGGTTTGGATCAGGAGGAGAGAAAATATTTAGAAGGTTTAGAAGCCTTGGCCTTAAAACATGCAAATCCAGCTCAGGTGTTGAAGGCTAGGATAGCATCTGTGGGAGATGAAGCCTTAGGGTGGTGCTCCCTCAATAAATATGGGAGGGGAATAGATAGTGACTCTAAAAAATAG
- the splB gene encoding spore photoproduct lyase, with protein sequence MQLWMPDRVYFEPSAKETPVGKRVLSYCEEHHIPILHTTSHNQVRNLPGKDEKAKYAAAKKTLIVGTKKSMKLEVCKPSAHYQFSLMTNCPGNCEYCYLFTTQGKKPYVRVYVNMEELFKTIDKYIEKRLPHATMFEAASTGDPLAVEHITGTLRDTIEHFGTLDRGRLRVVTKFSNVDNLLDAKHNKHTRFRFSINSNHVIKNFEHNVDDLEARMKAAEKIARAEYPLGFIIAPIILHENWKKGYKELMESLHEHLRFRENSMITFELIQHRFTMNAKAVIEERFPNTNLDMDPHKRIKKWGKYGRVKYVYSKEEAFEAKEYIEELIKKHFPRGHIQYFT encoded by the coding sequence TTGCAGCTTTGGATGCCTGATAGAGTATATTTTGAGCCATCAGCTAAGGAAACTCCTGTAGGAAAAAGAGTTTTAAGTTATTGTGAAGAGCATCACATACCTATTCTTCATACTACATCCCACAACCAAGTCCGAAATTTGCCTGGCAAGGATGAAAAAGCAAAATATGCAGCAGCAAAAAAGACCTTAATTGTAGGAACAAAAAAGAGCATGAAGTTAGAGGTATGTAAACCTTCTGCCCATTATCAGTTTTCCCTCATGACCAATTGTCCCGGAAACTGTGAATATTGCTATTTATTTACTACCCAAGGGAAAAAGCCCTATGTAAGAGTATATGTAAATATGGAGGAATTGTTTAAGACAATAGATAAATATATTGAAAAAAGGCTACCCCATGCCACCATGTTTGAAGCTGCCAGCACCGGAGACCCCTTGGCAGTAGAGCACATCACTGGAACCCTTAGGGATACAATTGAACATTTTGGGACACTAGATAGAGGAAGATTGAGGGTGGTGACAAAGTTTAGTAATGTTGATAATTTATTAGATGCCAAGCACAATAAGCATACCCGGTTCCGCTTTAGCATTAACTCAAATCATGTTATAAAAAACTTTGAGCACAATGTAGATGATTTGGAGGCTAGAATGAAGGCAGCAGAAAAGATAGCAAGAGCTGAATATCCTCTAGGATTTATTATTGCACCTATCATCCTCCATGAAAATTGGAAAAAGGGTTATAAAGAGTTAATGGAGAGTCTCCATGAACATCTACGTTTCAGAGAGAACAGTATGATCACCTTTGAATTGATTCAGCATCGTTTTACCATGAATGCCAAAGCAGTCATAGAGGAAAGATTCCCCAATACTAACCTAGATATGGATCCCCATAAAAGAATTAAAAAATGGGGTAAATATGGGAGGGTAAAGTATGTTTATAGTAAGGAAGAGGCTTTCGAAGCTAAGGAATATATAGAAGAACTAATAAAAAAACATTTTCCTCGAGGTCATATTCAATATTTTACATAA
- a CDS encoding DMT family transporter, producing MKTSFMSVATGALIAIMIHMNGTLGNYTNVYFSCFIVHLLATLGGGILILFMKAGGDRRIQYPFYYYLGGILGAIIIILNNFSFKGLGVSITAALVFFGQIMMSILVDSFGLLQMEKIPFNKRKLPGIFLVAAGVLVIMWT from the coding sequence ATGAAGACTAGTTTTATGTCGGTGGCTACAGGAGCTTTAATTGCAATAATGATCCATATGAATGGCACCCTTGGAAATTATACAAACGTTTATTTTAGCTGTTTTATCGTTCATCTCCTTGCCACTTTAGGAGGAGGTATTTTGATTTTATTCATGAAGGCAGGAGGCGATAGAAGGATACAATACCCTTTTTATTATTATTTAGGAGGTATCTTGGGGGCAATTATTATTATATTAAATAACTTTAGCTTCAAGGGGTTAGGGGTATCCATAACAGCGGCATTAGTATTTTTTGGACAAATTATGATGTCCATTCTAGTGGATAGCTTCGGTCTATTGCAGATGGAGAAGATTCCCTTTAACAAAAGGAAATTACCAGGGATTTTCCTTGTCGCCGCAGGTGTACTTGTAATAATGTGGACATAG
- a CDS encoding ABC transporter ATP-binding protein: MYDIELKRITKTYLGTDEPAVKNLSLNVEKGSIVTLLGPSGCGKSTTLRLLAGFERANAGSIALAGKVVSDENTWIPPEKRGIGMVFQDYALFPHLNVFDNVGFGYKAKDRRARVMEVLELVNLKGYEKRYPYELSGGQQQRVALARALTRRPVVVLLDEPFSNLDADLRVTMRVEVKRIIKEAGATAIFVSHDQKDALAISDKIVVMKEGVVQQIGSPREIYQYPQNRFVAGFVGQSNILKGQISQDGTSVITTALGTVPCNHTHCMCAGEEVCISIRPDSLEMDTKGHIRGRVKEFTYTGEVIDAVIGIEASSGEEQSLLVHIHPDEDIRVGDTISFKILPNFVAVVKSEE; this comes from the coding sequence ATGTATGATATAGAATTAAAAAGAATTACAAAGACTTATCTTGGAACCGATGAACCTGCTGTAAAAAACCTTTCTTTAAATGTAGAAAAAGGGTCGATTGTTACATTGCTTGGACCCAGTGGATGTGGGAAATCAACAACCCTTCGTCTACTAGCAGGATTTGAAAGGGCAAATGCTGGAAGCATAGCTCTTGCTGGCAAAGTCGTCAGTGATGAAAACACATGGATACCACCAGAAAAACGGGGGATAGGAATGGTTTTCCAAGACTATGCACTGTTTCCCCATCTTAATGTTTTTGATAATGTGGGATTTGGCTATAAGGCAAAAGATCGAAGGGCTAGAGTAATGGAAGTCCTGGAATTAGTTAACTTAAAAGGGTATGAAAAGCGGTATCCCTATGAATTATCAGGTGGACAACAGCAAAGAGTTGCCTTGGCCAGGGCATTAACCCGGAGGCCAGTTGTGGTACTATTGGATGAACCCTTCAGTAATCTAGATGCCGATTTAAGGGTGACCATGAGGGTAGAGGTAAAACGAATTATAAAAGAAGCGGGAGCCACTGCCATCTTTGTCAGCCACGATCAAAAAGATGCTTTAGCGATTTCAGATAAAATTGTGGTGATGAAGGAGGGTGTGGTACAGCAAATCGGTAGTCCGAGGGAGATTTATCAATACCCCCAAAACAGATTTGTTGCTGGTTTTGTAGGCCAGTCTAATATATTAAAGGGGCAAATCAGTCAGGACGGTACTTCTGTTATAACAACTGCACTAGGCACAGTACCCTGTAACCATACCCATTGTATGTGTGCAGGGGAGGAGGTATGTATCTCCATTCGTCCTGATAGTTTAGAAATGGATACAAAAGGTCATATAAGAGGGAGAGTTAAGGAGTTTACCTACACTGGAGAAGTCATTGATGCAGTAATAGGGATCGAGGCATCCTCGGGAGAGGAACAAAGCTTATTGGTTCATATTCATCCTGACGAGGATATAAGGGTGGGAGACACCATTAGCTTCAAGATTCTTCCTAATTTTGTAGCTGTTGTAAAAAGTGAAGAGTAG